Proteins from one Prinia subflava isolate CZ2003 ecotype Zambia chromosome 4, Cam_Psub_1.2, whole genome shotgun sequence genomic window:
- the C4H12orf75 gene encoding overexpressed in colon carcinoma 1 protein isoform X2 encodes MGCGNSTAGGAGGRGAAGTTKDVAEESISDDDKRRNYGGVYVGLPSDATAMAPSQTKAAPKD; translated from the exons ATGGGCTGCGGCAACTCCacggcgggcggcgcgggcgggcgaG gtgcTGCAGGGACTACTAAAGATGT agcagaAGAATCCATATCAGATGATGACAAAAGGAG GAACTATGGTGGGGTGTACGTGGGCCTGCCGTCGGACGCGACTGCCATGGCTCCCAGCCAGACGAAAGCTGCACCCAAAG ATTAG
- the C4H12orf75 gene encoding overexpressed in colon carcinoma 1 protein isoform X1: MGCGNSTAGGAGGRGAAGTTKDVAEESISDDDKRRNYGGVYVGLPSDATAMAPSQTKAAPKEGNKDIKMQTA; this comes from the exons ATGGGCTGCGGCAACTCCacggcgggcggcgcgggcgggcgaG gtgcTGCAGGGACTACTAAAGATGT agcagaAGAATCCATATCAGATGATGACAAAAGGAG GAACTATGGTGGGGTGTACGTGGGCCTGCCGTCGGACGCGACTGCCATGGCTCCCAGCCAGACGAAAGCTGCACCCAAAG AAGGAAATAAAGACATCAAGATGCAAACAGCCTGA